A part of Patagioenas fasciata isolate bPatFas1 chromosome 28, bPatFas1.hap1, whole genome shotgun sequence genomic DNA contains:
- the CSRNP2 gene encoding LOW QUALITY PROTEIN: cysteine/serine-rich nuclear protein 2 (The sequence of the model RefSeq protein was modified relative to this genomic sequence to represent the inferred CDS: inserted 1 base in 1 codon): MRGIKGAAQRRRPHCCRRAGGGRVGSCPSAPGPAPPGGPGEWGGTRCPRPPHAEPMAAPGGAKRKFEEGAVGSPGPRSDDEISSSDSGDSCDSVTPACAGRTPPSILRRQKPRRRKSVRFDQVTVYYFARRQGFTSVPSQGGSSLGMAPRHDAVRRYTLGEFARQQQVNHRQILRQHLRQEKLHAKKMKLTKNGTVESEEAEGLTLEDVSDDDIDVENVEVDDYFFLQPLPTKRRRALLRASGVHRIDAEEKQELRAIRLSREECGCDCRLYCDPESCACSQAGIKCQVDRMSFPCGCSRDGCGNMSGRIEFNPLRVRTHYLHTIMKLELENKRQGGRAPGEEPDAGAHGSAAEWPVPPAPETQDFQEFMAENESAVLHLQSAEELERLKAEEDSGDAPGAADLGVCIVEEAPGGLCPPLAAPILIQAPFPPGASVLCFAEGDRPFSDAASLLYYPVGAKGDGGAAEXPPPSSPSSSSSSSSLGEQDPAGTKGEAPPPAP, from the exons ATGCGGGGTATAAAAGGGGCGGCGCAGCGCCGGCGGCCCCATTGTTGTCGGCGAGCGGGCGGGGGGCGGGTCGGGTCCTGCCCcagcgctcccggccccgccccgcccgggggACCCGGTGAGTGGGGGGGGACCCG GTGCCCCCGGCCCCCCCATGCGGAGCCGATGGCCGCACCCGGCGGCGCCAAGAGGAAATTCGAGGAGGGGGCCGTGGGGTCCCCGGGTCCCCGCTCGGACGACGAGATCTCCAGcagtgacagcggggacagctgcGACAGCGTCACCCCCGCCTGCGCCGGCCGCACGC CCCCGTCCATCCTGCGGCGGCAGAAGCCGCGGCGGCGGAAGAGCGTGCGCTTCGACCAGGTGACGGTGTACTACTTTGCGCGGCGGCAGGGCTTCACCAGCGTGCCCAGCCAGGGCGGCAGCTCGCTGGGCATGGCCCCGCGCCACGACGCCGTGCGGCGCTACACGCTGGGCGAGTTCGCGCGCCAGCAGCAGGTCAACCACCGCCAGATCCTGCGCCAGCACCTGCGCCAGGAGAAGCTGCACGCCAAGAAGATGAAG CTCACCAAGAATGGGACGGTGGAGTCGGAGGAGGCGGAGGGGCTGACGCTGGAGGACGTGTCGGACGACGACATCGACGTGGAGAACGTGGAGGTGGACGACTACTTCTTCCTGCAGCCGCTGCCCACCAAGCGGCGCCGGGCGCTGCTCCGCGCCTCGGGCGTGCACCGCATCGACGCCGAGGAGAAGCAGGAGCTGCGCGCCATCCGGCTCTCGCGCGAGGAGTGCGGCTGCGACTGCCGCCTCTACTGCGACCCCGAGTCCTGCGCCTGCAGCCAGGCCGGGATCAAGTGCCAG GTCGACCGCATGTCCTTCCCCTGCGGCTGCTCCCGCGACGGCTGCGGCAACATGTCCGGGCGCATCGAGTTCAACCCGCTCCGCGTGCGGACTCATTACCTCCACACCATCATGAAGCTGGAGCTGGAGAACAAGCGCCAGGGCGGGCGCGCGCCCGGCGAGGAACCCGACGCCGGCGCCCACGGCTCCGCCGCCGAGTGGCCGGTGCCGCCGGCCCCGGAGACCCAGGACttccaggagttcatggcggagAACGAGTCGGCCGTGCTGCACCTGCAGAGCGCCGAGGAGCTGGAGAGGCTGAAGGCCGAGGAAGACTCGGGCGACGCTCCCGGCGCCGCCGATCTGGGCGTTTGCATCGTGGAGGAGGCGCCGGGGGGGCTGTGCCCGCCGCTGGCCGCCCCCATCCTCATCCAGGCGCCGTTTCCCCCCGGAGCCTCCGTGCTCTGCTTCGCCGAGGGCGATCGCCCCTTCTCGGACGCTGCGTCGCTGCTTTACTACCCGGTGGGGGCCAAGGGCGACGGCGGCGCCGCGG CCCCCccgccctcctccccctcctcctcctcctcctcctcctccctggggGAGCAGGACCCCGCTGGGACCAAGGGGGAAGCGCCCCCCCCGGCGCCCTGA
- the TFCP2 gene encoding alpha-globin transcription factor CP2 isoform X1, translating to MAWALKLPLADEVIESGLVQDFDASLSGIGQELGAGAYSMSDVLALPIFKQEESSLPPENENKILPFQYVLCAATSPAIKLHDETLTYLNQGQSYEIRMLDNRKIGELPEINGKLVKSIFRVVFHDRRLQYTEHQQLEGWRWNRPGDRILDIDIPMSVGIIDPRANPTQLNTVEFLWDPSKRTSVFIQVHCISTEFTMRKHGGEKGVPFRVQIDTFKENENGEYTEHLHSASCQIKVFKPKGADRKQKTDREKMEKRTPHEKEKYQPSYETTILTECSPWPEITYVNNTPSPGFNSSHSSFSIGEGNGSPNHQPEPPPPIADVSHTPELMLVNLLPTSTPQEAQQWLHRNRFSTFSRLFRNFSGADLLKLTREDVIQICGPADGIRLFNALKGRMVRPRLTIYVCQESQQLRDLQQKHEDGDAVTSTFFVYHAIYLEELTALELTEKLAQLFSISSQQISQIYKQGPTGIHVLISDEMIQNFQDESCFVLDTMKAETGDSYHIILK from the exons ATGGCCTGGGCGCTGAAGCTGCCGCTGGCCGACGAGGTGATCGAGTCGGGGCTGGTGCAGGACTTCGACGCCAGCCTGTCGGGCATCGGGCAGGAGCTGGGCGCCGGCGCCTACAGCATGAG CGATGTCCTCGCCCTGCCCATCTTCAAGCAGGAGGAGTCGAGTTTGCCCCCCGAGAACGAGAACAAGATCCTGCCTTTCCAGTACGTGCTGTGCGCCGCCACCTCCCCGGCCATCAAGCTGCACGACGAGACGCTCACCTATCTCAACCAAG GACAGTCCTACGAAATCCGCATGCTGGACAACAGGAAGATCGGGGAATTGCCGGAGATCAACGGGAAGCTGGTCAAG AGCATATTCCGCGTGGTGTTTCACGACCGGCGGCTGCAGTACACGGagcaccagcagctggagggctgGCGCTGGAACCGGCCCGGGGACAGGATCCTGGACATCG ATATCCCCATGTCCGTGGGCATCATCGACCCGCGAGCAAACCCAACGCAGCTCAACACGGTGGAGTTTCTGTGGGACCCTTCCAAGAGAACGTCCGTCTTTATCCAG GTGCACTGCATCAGCACCGAGTTCACCATGCGCAAGCACGGCGGCGAGAAGGGGGTGCCGTTCCGCGTGCAGATCGACACCTTCAAGGAGAACGAGAACGGGGAGTACACGGAGCACCTGCACTCCGCCAGCTGCCAGATCAAGGTCTTCAAG CCCAAAGGAGCTGATCGGAAGCAGAAGACGGACAGGGAGAAGATGGAAAAGCGAACGCCTCATGAGAAAGAGAAATACCAGCCTTCCTACGAAACAACCATACTCACAGAG TGCTCGCCCTGGCCCGAGATCACGTACGTGAACAACACGCCGTCCCCCGGCTTCAACAGCTCCCACAGCAGCTTCTCCATTGGCGAAGG CAATGGGTCCCCAAACCACCAGCCCGAGCCCCCCCCTCCGATCGCAGATGTAAGTCACACCCCCGAGCTAATGCTGGTG AACCTGCTGCCCACCAGCACGCCCCAGGAGGCCCAGCAGTGGCTGCACCGCAACCGCTTCTCCACCTTTTCTCGCCTTTTCCGGAACTTCTCGG GCGCGGATTTGCTGAAGCTGACCAGAGAAGACGTGATCCAGATCTGCGGCCCCGCCGACGGCATCCGGCTCTTCAACGCGCTCAAGGGCCG GATGGTGCGGCCCAGGCTGACCATCTACGTGTGCCAGGAGTCCCAGCAGCTGCGGGACCTGCAGCAGAAACACGAGGACGGGGACGCGGTCACCAGCACGTTTTTCG TGTACCACGCGATTTACCTGGAGGAGCTGACGGCGCTGGAGCTGACGGAGAAGCTGGCGCAGCTCTTCAGCATCTCCTCCCAGCAGATCAGCCAGATCTACAAGCAGGGACCCACCGGGATCCACGTCCTCATCAGCGACGAG ATGATCCAGAACTTCCAGGACGAGTCCTGTTTTGTTCTGGACACCATGAAAG CCGAAACCGGGGACAGCTACCACATCATCCTGAAATAG
- the TFCP2 gene encoding alpha-globin transcription factor CP2 isoform X2, whose product MAWALKLPLADEVIESGLVQDFDASLSGIGQELGAGAYSMSDVLALPIFKQEESSLPPENENKILPFQYVLCAATSPAIKLHDETLTYLNQGQSYEIRMLDNRKIGELPEINGKLVKSIFRVVFHDRRLQYTEHQQLEGWRWNRPGDRILDIDIPMSVGIIDPRANPTQLNTVEFLWDPSKRTSVFIQVHCISTEFTMRKHGGEKGVPFRVQIDTFKENENGEYTEHLHSASCQIKVFKPKGADRKQKTDREKMEKRTPHEKEKYQPSYETTILTECSPWPEITYVNNTPSPGFNSSHSSFSIGEGNGSPNHQPEPPPPIADNLLPTSTPQEAQQWLHRNRFSTFSRLFRNFSGADLLKLTREDVIQICGPADGIRLFNALKGRMVRPRLTIYVCQESQQLRDLQQKHEDGDAVTSTFFVYHAIYLEELTALELTEKLAQLFSISSQQISQIYKQGPTGIHVLISDEMIQNFQDESCFVLDTMKAETGDSYHIILK is encoded by the exons ATGGCCTGGGCGCTGAAGCTGCCGCTGGCCGACGAGGTGATCGAGTCGGGGCTGGTGCAGGACTTCGACGCCAGCCTGTCGGGCATCGGGCAGGAGCTGGGCGCCGGCGCCTACAGCATGAG CGATGTCCTCGCCCTGCCCATCTTCAAGCAGGAGGAGTCGAGTTTGCCCCCCGAGAACGAGAACAAGATCCTGCCTTTCCAGTACGTGCTGTGCGCCGCCACCTCCCCGGCCATCAAGCTGCACGACGAGACGCTCACCTATCTCAACCAAG GACAGTCCTACGAAATCCGCATGCTGGACAACAGGAAGATCGGGGAATTGCCGGAGATCAACGGGAAGCTGGTCAAG AGCATATTCCGCGTGGTGTTTCACGACCGGCGGCTGCAGTACACGGagcaccagcagctggagggctgGCGCTGGAACCGGCCCGGGGACAGGATCCTGGACATCG ATATCCCCATGTCCGTGGGCATCATCGACCCGCGAGCAAACCCAACGCAGCTCAACACGGTGGAGTTTCTGTGGGACCCTTCCAAGAGAACGTCCGTCTTTATCCAG GTGCACTGCATCAGCACCGAGTTCACCATGCGCAAGCACGGCGGCGAGAAGGGGGTGCCGTTCCGCGTGCAGATCGACACCTTCAAGGAGAACGAGAACGGGGAGTACACGGAGCACCTGCACTCCGCCAGCTGCCAGATCAAGGTCTTCAAG CCCAAAGGAGCTGATCGGAAGCAGAAGACGGACAGGGAGAAGATGGAAAAGCGAACGCCTCATGAGAAAGAGAAATACCAGCCTTCCTACGAAACAACCATACTCACAGAG TGCTCGCCCTGGCCCGAGATCACGTACGTGAACAACACGCCGTCCCCCGGCTTCAACAGCTCCCACAGCAGCTTCTCCATTGGCGAAGG CAATGGGTCCCCAAACCACCAGCCCGAGCCCCCCCCTCCGATCGCAGAT AACCTGCTGCCCACCAGCACGCCCCAGGAGGCCCAGCAGTGGCTGCACCGCAACCGCTTCTCCACCTTTTCTCGCCTTTTCCGGAACTTCTCGG GCGCGGATTTGCTGAAGCTGACCAGAGAAGACGTGATCCAGATCTGCGGCCCCGCCGACGGCATCCGGCTCTTCAACGCGCTCAAGGGCCG GATGGTGCGGCCCAGGCTGACCATCTACGTGTGCCAGGAGTCCCAGCAGCTGCGGGACCTGCAGCAGAAACACGAGGACGGGGACGCGGTCACCAGCACGTTTTTCG TGTACCACGCGATTTACCTGGAGGAGCTGACGGCGCTGGAGCTGACGGAGAAGCTGGCGCAGCTCTTCAGCATCTCCTCCCAGCAGATCAGCCAGATCTACAAGCAGGGACCCACCGGGATCCACGTCCTCATCAGCGACGAG ATGATCCAGAACTTCCAGGACGAGTCCTGTTTTGTTCTGGACACCATGAAAG CCGAAACCGGGGACAGCTACCACATCATCCTGAAATAG